Proteins from a genomic interval of Chroococcidiopsis thermalis PCC 7203:
- a CDS encoding O-antigen ligase family protein yields MSVKPQNFEEKLVWYTIILTYPIYFLGAQLVWIPALGFILAGCAFKRWWFQTKDTPESEKISIPLSVWIWIVGMLFIELTIFMSHMEFDLGIPKFVFTTVNNWARSWALMALFPLAGCLKIRPQVIYRAACILCLQSLILATICYFMYLLRIPSFSYVSPLVAFRGSASFYTVNLFDVGGDFGEARQFRLRLFANFANNLGIIGNIYFFLSSQEANKKWRWIGTIGGAAMVVGSGSRSTIVCLVVVPIASWLLTNFGWYIQLIVGLLSVVIGMIAPQLIELMQTAWDRVISGVRRSSEVVRKRLAEVTMNRWMEAPIWGHGVVEEKGPKYTEHMPIGTHNHWPDLFYLHGVVGFLAFTFAIVWGFVELTLKARKSAIAKTALNIYLVLLIATAAVDIQLASYLYWQGLILTGIAFKEDVPIFADRQTRTLSFKS; encoded by the coding sequence ATGAGCGTTAAACCTCAAAACTTTGAGGAAAAATTGGTCTGGTATACCATAATTCTGACGTATCCCATTTATTTTTTGGGTGCGCAACTCGTTTGGATTCCAGCACTAGGATTTATCTTGGCAGGGTGTGCCTTTAAAAGATGGTGGTTCCAAACAAAAGACACACCAGAGTCAGAAAAAATTAGTATTCCGCTATCTGTATGGATATGGATTGTTGGCATGTTATTCATAGAGCTAACAATCTTTATGTCCCATATGGAATTCGATCTAGGGATACCAAAGTTTGTTTTTACCACGGTCAACAACTGGGCGCGAAGTTGGGCTTTAATGGCATTATTTCCTCTAGCAGGATGCCTAAAAATTCGTCCGCAAGTCATTTATCGAGCTGCTTGTATTCTTTGCTTGCAGAGCTTAATTTTAGCGACGATTTGTTATTTTATGTATTTATTACGGATACCGAGCTTTTCTTATGTTTCTCCCCTAGTTGCATTTCGCGGTTCTGCTAGTTTTTATACTGTTAATTTATTTGATGTTGGTGGAGACTTTGGTGAAGCTCGACAATTTCGTTTGCGTTTGTTTGCTAACTTTGCGAATAATTTAGGTATTATTGGGAATATTTATTTCTTTTTATCCAGTCAAGAAGCAAATAAAAAATGGCGTTGGATTGGCACGATCGGAGGCGCGGCAATGGTCGTAGGTTCTGGTTCGCGATCGACAATTGTTTGTCTGGTTGTCGTGCCGATCGCCTCTTGGTTGTTGACTAATTTTGGTTGGTACATTCAACTGATCGTAGGTCTACTCAGCGTTGTGATAGGCATGATTGCGCCTCAACTGATCGAGCTAATGCAAACGGCTTGGGATCGGGTAATTAGTGGCGTTCGTCGGAGTTCTGAAGTTGTCAGAAAACGCCTAGCTGAAGTGACGATGAATCGTTGGATGGAAGCACCAATTTGGGGTCATGGAGTTGTCGAAGAGAAAGGACCAAAATATACAGAACATATGCCGATCGGGACTCACAATCATTGGCCCGATTTATTTTATTTGCATGGAGTTGTAGGTTTTCTTGCCTTTACATTTGCGATCGTCTGGGGTTTTGTCGAGTTAACTCTGAAAGCTAGGAAAAGCGCGATCGCTAAAACTGCATTAAATATTTATTTGGTCTTACTAATTGCCACAGCTGCTGTAGATATTCAGTTGGCATCCTATCTTTATTGGCAAGGGTTAATTTTAACGGGAATAGCTTTTAAGGAAGACGTACCAATTTTTGCCGATCGCCAAACAAGAACCCTCTCATTCAAGAGTTAA